The following are encoded in a window of Fusarium oxysporum f. sp. lycopersici 4287 chromosome 5, whole genome shotgun sequence genomic DNA:
- a CDS encoding vacuolar protein sorting-associated protein 1: MSGTLASQGGISDPALIQLVNKLQDVFATVGVNNPIDLPQIAVVGSQSSGKSSVLENIVGRDFLPRGSGIVTRRPLVLQLINRPAQSNGVKADEVDTTNDKQANADEWGEFLHAPGQKFYDFSKIRDEISRETEAKVGRNAGISPAPINLRIYSPNVLTLTLVDLPGLTKVPVGDQPRDIERQIREMVLKHIGKSNAIILAVTAANQDLANSDGLKLAREVDPEGQRTIGVLTKVDLMDEGTDVIDILSNRVIPLRLGYVPVVNRGQRDIDNRKAINQALEAEKNFFENHKAYRNKSSYCGTPYLARKLNLILMMHIKQTLPDIKARISSSLQKYSAELESLGPSMLGNSANIVLNIITEFTNEWRTVLDGNNTELSSTELSGGARISFVFHELYSNGVKAIDPFDVVKDVDIRTILYNSSGSSPALFVGTTAFELIVKQQIKRLEDPSLKCVSLVYDELVRILSQLLAKQLYRRYPQLKEKMHGVVIAFFKKAMEPTNKLVRDLVAMESCYVNTGHPDFLNGHRAMAMVNERYNPSKPVQVDPKTGKPLASTPRAASPTVPDPDSAGNSGFFGSFFAAKNKKKAAAMEAPPPTLKASGTLSERENIEVEVIKLLISSYYNIVKRTMIDMVPKAVMLNLVQFTKDEMQRELLENMYRTDTLDDLLKESDFTIRRRKECQQMVESLSKASEIVSQVQ; encoded by the exons CCTGCCCCGAGGCTCTGGTATTGTAACCCGACGTCCCCTCgttcttcaactcatcaaccGCCCGGCACAGAGCAATGGAGTCAAGGCCGATGAGGTTgataccaccaacgacaagcagGCCAATGCCGATGAGTGGGGAGAGTTCCTTCATGCCCCTGGGCAGAAGTTCTACGACTTCTCCAAGATTCGAGACGAGATCTCTCGAGAAACAGAAGCCAAGGTTGGACGAAATGCCGGCATCTCCCCCGCTCCCATCAACCTTCGTATCTACTCTCCCAACGTCCTCACTCTGACCCTGGTCGATTTGCCCGGACTTACCAAGGTCCCAGTCGGAGACCAGCCCCGCGATATCGAACGACAGATCCGGGAGATGGTTCTTAAACATATTGGCAAGTCCAACGCCATCATACTTGCAGTCACTGCCGCCAACCAAGATTTGGCCAACTCGGACGGTCTCAAGCTGGCACGAGAGGTTGACCCTGAAGGTCAAAGGACGATCGGAGTCTTAACCAAGGTTGATCTGATGGATGAGGGAACCGATGTCATCGATATTCTGTCGAACCGTGTCATTCCTCTTCGACTGGGCTACGTCCCCGTTGTGAATCGAGGCCAACGAGATATTGATAATCGAAAGGCCATCAACCAGGCgctcgaggctgagaagaactttTTCGAAAACCATAAGGCTTACCGAAACAAGAGCTCATACTGTGGAACTCCTTATCTCGCGCGCAAACTTAACCTTATTCTCATGATGCACATCAAACAGACCCTACCTGACATCAAGGCCCGCATCAGTAGTTCTCTTCAAAAGTACTCAGCTGAGCTGGAAAGTCTCGGCCCCTCTATGCTCGGCAACAGCGCCAACATCGTTCTCAATATCATCACCGAGTTCACCAATGAGTGGCGCACAGTTCTGGATGGTAACAACACTGAGCTGTCCAGCACTGAGCTTTCGGGAGGTGCTCGTATCAGCTTTGTCTTCCACGAGCTTTACTCAAACGGTGTCAAGGCCATTGACCCATTTGATGTCGTCAAGGATGTCGACATCCGTACCATCCTCTATAActcttctggctcttctCCAGCACTATTTGTTGGTACTACCGCTTTCGAACTGATTGTGAAGCAGCAGATCAAGCGATTGGAAGACCCCAGCTTGAAGTGTGTTTCTCTCGTATACGATGAACTTGTTCGAATTCTGTCACAGCTTCTCGCCAAGCAGCTTTACCGCCGATACCCTCAACTGAAGGAAAAGATGCATGGCGTAGTAATTGCTTTTTTCAAGAAGGCTATGGAACCTACCAACAAGCTTGTCAGAGATTTGGTGGCTATGGAGTCATGCTACGTCAACACAGGCCACCCCGACTTTTTGAACGGTCACCGA GCAATGGCGATGGTGAATGAGCGATATAACCCCAGCAAGCCTGTTCAGGTTGACCCCAAGACTGGCAAGCCACTCGCATCAACCCCCCGGGCTGCAAGCCCGACAGTCCCCGATCCTGATAGCGCCGGTAACTCGGGCTTCTTTGGCAGTTTCTTCgcggccaagaacaagaaaaaggCCGCCGCTATGGAAGCTCCTCCACCCACTCTCAAGGCTTCTGGTACTCTGTCAGAACGCGAGAACATTGAGGTAGAGGTTATCA AGCTCCTCATCTCCTCTTACTATAACATCGTCAAGCGAACCATGATTGACATGGTCCCCAAGGCTGTCATGCTGAATCTTGTGCA GTTTACCAAGGACGAAATGCAACGAGAGCTATTGGAGAACATGTACCGAACCGACACATTGGACGACCTTCTGAAAGAGAGTGACTTCACAATCCGACGGAGAAAGGAGTGCCAGCAGATGGTTGAGTCTCTCTCGAAGGCTAGTGAGATCGTCAGTCAAGTGCAGTGA